In the genome of Candida dubliniensis CD36 chromosome 3, complete sequence, the window GGTTTGATGCCCACACAAGTGAAAACATTCAGAATTTGGCCAGAACTTTTACTCATGATTCTTTTAAAGATGATTCGTCGGCCGGTTTATTAAAATACTTAACTCATATGTCAGAAGTGCCTGGTGTCAATCCAtatgaacaagaagaaataaataatgaacAATTGGATCCAGATTCAGAAAATTTTAATGCCAAATTTTGGGTCAAAAATTTAAGGAAATTGTTTGAATCCGACCCCGAATATTATAAACCTTCCAAATTGGGAATTGGGTACAAAAATTTAAGAGCATATGGTGTTGCTAATGATTCAGATTATCAACCTACTGTCACTAATGCTCTTTGGAAATTAGCCACAGAAGGTCTTAGacattttcaaaaagaTGACGAGTCTCGgtattttgatattttgaaatcaatggATGCTATCATGAGACCTGGAGAACTTACTGTTGTTTTGGGTAGACCTGGTGCTGGTTGTTCGACATTGTTAAAGACCATTGCTGTAAACACATATGGTTTCCACATTGGTAAAGAGTCCCAAATTACTTATGATGGGTTATCTCCAAAAGACATTGAACACCACTATCGTGGTGATGTTATTTATTCTGCTGAAACCGATGTTCATTTCCCACATTTGAGTGTTGGTGATACTTTGGAATTTGCTGCTAGATTGAGAACTCCACAAAACAGAGGTGAAGGTATTGATAGAGAGACTTATGCCAAACATATGGCCAGTGTTTATATGGCCACCTATGGGTTATCCCACACAAGAAACACTAATGTTGGTAATGATTTTGTCCGTGGTGTTTCTGGTGGTGAGAGAAAAAGAGTATCAATTGCTGAAGCTTCGTTAAGTGGTGCTAATATCCAATGTTGGGATAATGCCACTAGAGGGTTAGATTCTGCTACTGCTTTGGAATTCATTAGAGCTTTGAAAACATCAGCAGTTATTTTAGACACAACTCCATTGATTGCTATTTATCAATGTTCTCAAGATGCTTATGATTTGTTTGataaagttgttgttttatatGAAGGttatcaaattttctttggtAAAGCCACCAAAGCCaaagaatattttgaaaaaatggGTTGGAAATGTCCTCAAAGACAAACCACTGCTGATTTTTTGACTTCATTAACTAATCCAGCTGAAAGAGAACCATTACCAGGTTATGAAGATAAAGTTCCAAGAACTCCTCAAGAATTTGAAGCTTATTGGAAGAATTCTCCAGAATATGCTGAATTAATCCaggaaattgatgaatattttgttgaatgTGAGAAATCAAACACCAGAGAAACTTATCGTGAATCTCACGTTGCCAAACAATCTAATAATACCAGACCAGCATCTCCATATACTGTTTCATTCTTTATGCAAGTGAGATATGGTGTTGCTAGGAATTTTCTTCGAATGAAAGGTGATCCATCTATTCCGATATTTTCAGTTTTCGGTCAACTTGTAATGGGTCTTATTTTGTCATCAGTTTTCTATAATCTTAATCAAACAACTGGATCATTTTATTATAGAGGTGCTTCCATGTTCTTTGCTGTTTTGTTTAATGCGTTTTCATCACTTTTGGAAATTATGTCACTTTTCGAGGCCAGACCAATTGTCGAGAAACATAAAAAATATGCTCTTTATCGCCCTTCTGCTGATGCATTGGCCAGTATTATAAGTGAATTACCCGTCAAATTAGCAATGTCAATGTCATTTAACTTTGTGTTTTATTTCATGGTTAATTTCAGGAGAAACCCAGGAagattctttttctattgGTTAATGTGTGTTTGGTGTACATTTGTTATGTCCCATTTGTTTAGATCCATTGGTGCTGTTTCAACATCTATTGCTGGTGCTATGACCCCTGCTACTGTGTTGTTATTGGCTATGGTTATTTACACTGGGTTCGTTATCCCAACTCCAAGTATGTTGGGTTGGTCAAGATGGATTAATTACATCAATCCTGTTGGTTATGTGTTTGAAGCGCTCATGGTTAATGAGTTCCATGGTCGTGAATTCCAATGTGCTCAATATGTTCCAAGTGGCCCAGGTTTTGAAAATGTATCACGTTCGAATCAAGTGTGTACTGCAGTTGGGTCTATTCCAGGTAATGAAATGGTTAGTGGTACCAATTATTTGGCTGGTGCTTACCAATAGTATAATTCTCATAAATGGAGAAACTTGGGTATTACCATTGGGTTTGCTGTGTTTTTCTTGGCAATTTATATTGCCTTAACTGAATTTAATAAAGGTGCCATGCAAAAGGGggaaattgttttattcCTTAAAGGGTCTTTGAAAAAacataaaagaaaaactgCTGCTGCTAAAAAAGGAGATATTGAAGCTGGTCCTGTTTCTGGGAAACTTGATTATCAAGATGAAGCTGAAGCTGTTAGTAATGAAAAGTTTACAGAAAAGGGCAGCACTGGAAGTGTTGATTTCCCAGAAAATCgagaaatatttttctgGAAAGATTTGACCTATCAAGTGAAAATTAAGAAAGAAGATCGTGTTATTTTAGATCATGTTGATGGATGGGTCAAACCTGGTCAAATCACTGCATTGATGGGAGCATCAGGTGCTGGTAAGACCACgttgttgaattgtttaTCAGAAAGAGTCACTACTGGTGTTATTACTGATGGTGAAAGATTGGTTAATGGTCATGCTTTGGATTCTTCATTCCAAAGATCAATTGGTTATgtccaacaacaagatgTTCATTTACCTACATCTACCGTTAGAGAAGCATTACAATTCTCTGCTTATTTGAGACAATCCAATAAGATTCctaaaaaggaaaaagacGATTATGTTGATTatgttattgatttattggaaATGACTGATTATGCTGATGCCTTGGTTGGTGTTGCTGGTGAAGGTTTGAATGTTGAACAAAGGAAAAGATTGACTATTGGTGTTGAATTAGTTGCCAAACccaaattgttattatttttagatGAACCAACTTCAGGGTTAGATTCACAAACTGCATGGTCAATTTGTAAATTGATGAGAAAATTAGCTGATCATGGACAAGCCATTTTATGTACCATCCATCAACCATCAGCACTTATTATGGCTGAATTTGATAgacttttatttttacaaAAAGGTGGTAGAACAGCTTATTTTGGTGAATTAGGAGAAAATTGTCAAACTatgatcaattattttgaaaaatacgGTGCTGATCCATGTCCTAAAGAAGCTAATCCAGCAGAATGGATGTTACAAGTTGTTGGTGCTGCACCAGGATCTCATGCTAAACAAGATTATTTTGAAGTTTGGAGAAACTCCAGTGAATATCAAGCTGTGAGAGATGAAATTAGTAGAATGGAAGTTGAATTATCGAAATTACCAAGAGATAATGATCCAGAGGCACTTTTGAAATATGCTGCACCACTTTGGAAACAATACTTGTTGGTCAGTTGGAGAACCATTGTTCAAGATTGGAGATCACCAGGATATATTTATTCcaagatttttttggttgtttcAGCAGCATTATTTAATggattttcatttttcaaagctAAAAACAATATGCAAGGtttacaaaatcaaatgtttTCCGTTTTCATGTTCTTTATCCCATTCAACACTTTGGTGCAACAAATGTTACCATATTTTGTGAAACAACGTGATGTTTATGAAGTAAGAGAAGCTCCATCAAGAACTTTTAGTTGGTTTGCATTTATCGCTGGACAAATTACTTCAGAAATTCCTTACCAAGTAGTTGTTGGTACCATTGCATTTTTCTGTTGGTATTATCCTTTAGGATTATATTCCAATGCCACTCCAACTGATTCTGTCAATCCTCGTGGGGTTTTGATGTGGATGCTTGTGACTTCATTTTATGTTTACACATCAACTATGGGACAATTATGTATGTCT includes:
- the CDR1 gene encoding drug resistance protein 1 (truncated) (short variant of CDR1; this protein exists as a longer form (UniProt Q8NJ55; 1501aa) in C. dubliniensis strain CD57; the truncated version described here (UniProt Q8NJ56; 755aa) is found in strain CD36; see Moran et al. (2002). Antimicrobial Agents and Chemotherapy 46(9): 2829-2941 for further details;~the truncated protein expressed by this short variant of the CDR1 gene does not show drug resistance activity), whose amino-acid sequence is MLDSKMSSQDESKLERATSQDSSSENHSINEYHGFDAHTSENIQNLARTFTHDSFKDDSSAGLLKYLTHMSEVPGVNPYEQEEINNEQLDPDSENFNAKFWVKNLRKLFESDPEYYKPSKLGIGYKNLRAYGVANDSDYQPTVTNALWKLATEGLRHFQKDDESRYFDILKSMDAIMRPGELTVVLGRPGAGCSTLLKTIAVNTYGFHIGKESQITYDGLSPKDIEHHYRGDVIYSAETDVHFPHLSVGDTLEFAARLRTPQNRGEGIDRETYAKHMASVYMATYGLSHTRNTNVGNDFVRGVSGGERKRVSIAEASLSGANIQCWDNATRGLDSATALEFIRALKTSAVILDTTPLIAIYQCSQDAYDLFDKVVVLYEGYQIFFGKATKAKEYFEKMGWKCPQRQTTADFLTSLTNPAEREPLPGYEDKVPRTPQEFEAYWKNSPEYAELIQEIDEYFVECEKSNTRETYRESHVAKQSNNTRPASPYTVSFFMQVRYGVARNFLRMKGDPSIPIFSVFGQLVMGLILSSVFYNLNQTTGSFYYRGASMFFAVLFNAFSSLLEIMSLFEARPIVEKHKKYALYRPSADALASIISELPVKLAMSMSFNFVFYFMVNFRRNPGRFFFYWLMCVWCTFVMSHLFRSIGAVSTSIAGAMTPATVLLLAMVIYTGFVIPTPSMLGWSRWINYINPVGYVFEALMVNEFHGREFQCAQYVPSGPGFENVSRSNQVCTAVGSIPGNEMVSGTNYLAGAYQ